In the genome of Rhopalosiphum padi isolate XX-2018 chromosome 1, ASM2088224v1, whole genome shotgun sequence, the window CAAAGGGCCCAACAATTGCTGGCTCGGACGGCTCAGATTTTTCTCATCGTCAAAAAGTTGCTGATCACTACAAAATCAGGTACTTTCTacttctgtataaaaatatacatttattatattctaaaatctgCATGAAAAATAGCACAaactaatagtttaatattaaaaataatattttcatatactccaattaatcaattttgttttaaaaaatattaataaactttttaataaattattaaaaatatttatttaataattgattttaattttagtgttcAAAACAAAAGTCGACTTAAATACTGTATACTATTTCACTATATTCTATTCTTTCTTATGGGTGCAAAATTATGCCCAGATGTTTTGGATAGATTGgatatatttgtattagaaaTTGAAGAACTTGAAATTCCTAAGGTAATAACATTAAAGAATAGAATAATTTCTTATTgagtgtaatttataatattgaactataaaaactatttattattataatttataatactgaataacataaaatattttatattttaatttataatactgaataataaaaactattttatacagtaatttataatattattagtatacatcTTCATTTTCTGAGACACTTTGTTGTATAtaaaaaggtaaatattatttattatttcagccATTACTTTGGGAATATTTATGGTGTTTGAGTTTACCAGCATCTTTTCTGGCATTACGTGCAATTAagcataattgtataaaaaatatttccttttaCATAAAATGGATTATTTCATTCGGTGTTTTACCAGTAGTCTATggcttttttatttatcttccagaagtttatacttttataacaaaAAGTCCCTCAACTGAATCTATTCAACTGTGGCGGGTAAGTATCATGCTATAgaattaaactaataactatttatttgtatttactatattttttcaatttcagaACTTCCCTTATGGTATActttggtatatatttattgctaTAGCAGTTCAAATTCACGGATTCTCAATATACTTTGCACTAAACTTGAAAAATGCATGGACGGCCAGGGGTACTGCTCAAAAGAAGAAATAAATGAGTTGCTTTGAAAAATCATGGTGATCTGGGATAGTGTAAATACTATGGATTATAACTGTACAAtatatgtttacaattttatgaatatgtAAACTATGAGAACTgcgtaattgttttaattaaactgaattaatatagttaattaacggtatgaaaaaatatatttttgtagtttatttgtgctacataaattgttttcttgttgatttaatataaaatttacaagaTTGAAaatctgtacatttttttataactttataagtgattttgttaattataaatactgaaaattatttttcaccctattttattcattgatttttatacaatgggttcatatttatagatttttataattagttgaaattaatagttaaacattttcaaagagTTATCTAATCTATTTTGttgtttcataaattaaacataaaatattttgtataaatacaggTTAGGCATATAAcctgtacaaatattatgtggataaataaataattgttgtagaACCAttcagttaattaaataattaaaaatattttctttcagtcaatatttttttattcagtaaaagtattttaaaactaatattctatgtttaatatttatataaacataaaatatatgatataacataaacaattcctaataatattgaaaataataaattatttttactattcaaaATGCCAAATGCACATTTTTAGTTtccttatttttatactatataaataaaaactgaaatttgtGGGGATGgattatttcacatttttatttttacaaaaaaaaatgttaagttttttACGTTAAAACAATATTGAGGTTAATAATATAAGACTGTACTTACTGTCTTTATATACTATGAAATATAAtgggtaattttatttaaattgaaaatacttataataggtttattaataaacaattttaatatacaagtgTGAAGTGAAGTATAGTTTAAATGGtatggtttaaaattatttgtatattttcatacacaaatattgaattatttgtattacagaCTTATAATTAATGTTGATTAGAAGTTTGTGTTAATTTTTGAACATTCATTCAAATCAATACtgataatacgtaatattgattattgtttatagttaacacaaaattaattcaccattgtatactatttttatcataattatatcatttataattgcctttatctatttatatgatctattatattgtattttatttttattcttcgactagatttaaaaattataatatcgtgtaacTTTGTAAGTTGTCCCTTCTTTCAAACCATGTGGTGTAAAGCATGTAAATAGATTATTGTCTTAGACGAGTACCACGTATTTGGTGGGTACACAagcatgaattataataaaaaatttaatattatgatttagacACCTATCACGGCAATAGATactattatcattgattttagaatattagattaaatGAGAAAATTTAATGTGATGAGTAGTAACTACTcttatcgaaaaaaatattgtcatttttaCGTATAATTATAGTTCAGGTTGTTGTCCTCATAGGTAAattaatttctcaaaaaaaaaaagaaatatcgaATAATTAATCACGTcatcgatatattttattattatacgtaataaatataataatgtaatgtctCGAGATGTTGGCCATCGATGATTTTGAGAACAAATAGAAAAGAGAGAGGTATAACTGCACGACAGGTATTCTGACGAAAATGTTCGTACAAagcgtatattatgttttatagtagTAATAACATAATGTGATGTGTAGATCGACCTGTGCGGGTTTTGTACGCCGGCAatgacgataaaaataataataacgaacgaCGTTTGTCATCGTGTCGTTACAACTGGGGGAAAGGAGTGAAAAAATTTCGGCTGTCTAATGAAAAATGGCAACAGCACTCGGGGAACGCGCCTGCTGTTGCGACGAGCATGTAACGTCATTACTCGCACGACGACGGCGATATTGCAATGCTTGTGCGTGTGGCCGGTCGCAAGAGGTGCAAAACCGCGGCGGCGCGAAAACAAACGAATGAgcccaaaaaaaaaacgcgACCGACCGACCGTTGGAACGGCCAACCGCCGCCGCACGTACGtttgaaaagtataatatatagtaataatattctaatataatattatatcgttcgtGACCGGCGTCGTCGTCGTGGCCACCCACAGCCGCGTCGACGAGGCGTTGATGGCGGTTGTCGTCGGGTAGATAGCGCGCGTCTTATTGGCCGGCGGAAAATCGTTTTTATCGACGCGCGCTaaaaaatggaataaaaaatcgtaaaacGGCGGGCGGGTGAAACAATGACAATCGGCGTAGCCGGGAAAATCGTAGTTTTTCGGGACGCGCAACGTGCCGGGTCGGGACGGGCTCGAACAACGTTATTTGCTGGCGGTGCTTCgagcagaaataataatattttagtgttaaaccattaaaatttattattttactacgcACGTTAAAGCGAGAATACGTAGCTAAACAAAAATTGTCGATGTTTAGGCCGGCGGCAGCAGCACCGTCGAGCGGCGGCGTCGTTTCTCCCATTATTACAGAGTGGCCACGGGACGCGCGCGTGAAGCCGGGCCGAACGTACACACTGTACGGCCGCCGTACATTTTTGTTCCGTTCAGAGTCTACGGGAGATAATCGGTGAGTGTGCGCGGCGTATTACTCGACCGAAATTTATTGGAAAAAGGGTATTGCATATACACACACGGGCACGTATGATTTTCtagtgttgttattatttttcgtatacgAATTACGTGTGCTGTGCGCGGTCGACCGTGTGCGTGTACGCGATTGTCGTTGTGCCGTGTGTTGCGTTAATATTTTCCTCGTCCGCAGCCGAATCGAATTACTGTAGATTTCGTTTTCTCCGTTCGTGGCGTCCGTGTGCCGCCGCCGATACCCCGGGATAGGATATTCGTCCGAGAGGTGCGTCGTAACCTTTTGCCGTCCTAACCTCGTTTCGCGTTACTCGCCCGTTGTCCTCGCAGTCGtttttgtcgtcgtcgtcgtttttGCCGTCGTCGTTCGTTTCCCGTTGAcgaaccgccgccgccgcgcacACGCAGTGCCAACGAACGAGCCATGTCCGATGCCGGTGCGGACACCGACGTGCACGGACGCAGCGGACACGTCAAGTGGTAATTATGTACGCTGCGCCATTGCTATGTTCAATATTCGGTTTGCCGAGTGCGAACGGCGCGGGCATAACGTAGCTGATTCGTGTTATTATGTACTACGCTGGCGTTGACGGGTGGCGGCGGCGGGGTGTTGGCAAACGTTCTGCTGCCTGTAACGTCGTCTAACATGGCTGCTACGCACGCTGAAAACCAGCCGGGCGGCGACGTGAACAATCGCGACCAAGATAGGCCGCTGGACGTGCCCGGTTTCCAGAACGGCAGCCACGAGCGCAGGGCGCCAATGAGCGGCAGCGGCCTGATGGCGCCGGAATCGCCGAAAGGtaagcagcagcaacaacagcagcaggtGCCGACCAACCACCACAATTACGATGGAATGAGCAGTGGCAATGGTGGTGGACCGCTGTACGGCCGGCCGGAGCACGGTGACCAGCCGACTAGTGATGGTGACATgcctaaaactaataatttcgaACAAACGCCGCCTGACAAGGATGGCTATCCGCCACCTCCTCCTGGTGGCTATCGCAACAATTTTGGTCACCATCAGCCACCTCCAGAACAGCACCATGCCAATAGCAATACCGAGCCTAACAGTTTTAGTCAGTTCAGGCATGCTTACCCCAAACCAATGATGCGGGTGCCTGGACCGCCGGGAGCTATGTTTCCCCAGCGGCAATACTTGTCTGGCCAGAGTATATCTCAGCCGACAGGACCTACACCCACGCTCAATCAGCTGCTGCAGTCGTCAAATCCGGCGACacgatatcaaaataattatggcAATGAATATCCCAAACCTGATGGTTCTCAACCGCCGCCGGTTCAAAACCAACAACAGCAACATTATAACCAAAATTGGCCACCACCAAGACATAACATGCCACCTTTTCCTCCTCAACACGGCATGCCTTATAGAAATATGCCACCATCGGtaagttgttttttaattatttgtaactaGTAACTGCTGAGAAATAAGCTTAGATTAGAGTaggaaataagtataaatatttcctTACTCTAATCCATACTGATTTCcagaattctaaataaaatatttagtatttacttcaTAAATATCAacgaatattatgttattcaatattttagagAGGTTTGACCACTGAATTACTCGTTACTCCAGTCATTACATAGTAGAGTTAGGTGTTTCCTTCCTTAAAATCCGTGGTTTAACATGGGTTTCAATTTTACTGTAgtctgaaaatattaaataaaagtagccCTTCCTGTTTTACATTATCcctaacttattaattttactcactacctatgtaatattgtaGTTTGAATAAGAATTAAACTGTTTTATATCTaacatgtttaattaattaacataaatctaATTTAACTAGTAGGTATCTACTGTTTGAATAATATCATAGGTACTTTTCTTTTTTaggcatttaattatttattttttatcttggatcaaattactgaaatatttaaagtacaaataaattttattatataataactgtatattttgatagggattatattatttaattgtaatattcatttaaaaattgctTTAGGAACTCCTTTGAGtcactaaatatttttctacaggtatattatctaatattatactttttagtatGCGTTTAATGCTAATCCGAAAGTACTTAATTTAgtatgttcatatttttattattgctaacCTATAATTCCAATACCCATAGTATCAgttatttgatgaattattaaaaatattatacaattactcattttttgacataaaatatgtcataaatatttaatttaatgaagtaattaaatttattacaaagtattaagagtaggtacctacaatatcTTTATTAatctctaaaatattttaacaattttattttgtgtaatttttaaaacaacaattacCTAATGAATTAATTATCGAAGAGGAACATTACTTACCAATATAATTTTGACAGCCAGATAACTAggttaataattcataaactgaattcaattaaattgttgttttgcttacataatttaataattatgtaagtaatgtgtgtttttatgatttatgattgttgtaatatttttcttcaCGTCTATGAAAAAAAGACGATCAGAGATAATTCTAGGCATGTAGGTAAGTAGAAAAAAGTcttgtgtatttaaataatacgatttcTTAAGGTTTTTAACTAGAAAAAACAGTAATGTTtccaatttgataatatttctttattttgaaaataatttttaaaacgagtaggattttataatttctatcatATCAAAtaggaatttaatatattaacaatcagaaaatctaattaaattatgtcaTTTAGGTTTattgtaaaagtttaaaacaacgGGTTTTTGAAGCTTTTCTATGCAATACACGACTGTACATttctagatattttataaattctgtaTACTTACATTAGGTACCCCTAGGCCTTAATATCGAACGCTTTTAAAATTAAGAGTCAGGTCCCAaaaagttatacataataattatcgtttaaTTTACCGATTCATCGAAACGTGATTAAGAAAAGTACGATCCGTATCGTTGTCTGTAATAAAAGCACTTAAAACTGTAATACTCCGATTGGTTTATCGAGAGTATACTGTGTTAAAGATGTACATAGTAGGTAACTCAACTCGTACTCcggattttttaattattgaaaaacttgTTAACGTTTCAAGGAacgataaaaacaaattgagaaaAGTATGTATTCGAAAATAAGACTTATAAATATGTCAATGATTGTTTACTAAACCATATGCACAcactattataattgtttttcttttaaattgtattatatcgaTCGTGCGTGATCAAAAACAGTGCAACATAAAATACAAGGGGAGCTCCGATCTGAACacgttgaataaataataaaaagctcTGATAATACGAAAACCGCTCGTTTCAAAGACTTTAAGATCTATTATTTTCggatggattaaaaaaaaaattctcttaTTGCTCCGCTTAGAACCTAAAAGAACAAAAACGAATAAGTGGTAATCGTTCGAATGGGGACAATCGTTTTcgtaacgtttattattattaattttttcctcGTAAAATTCGATACGTTCTCCATCGGGTCTCGAATTTTGCCGCAGTGTCCGAGGTGACGCGTTCCGTCGTGTcacttgtaataataataatatcggccTCGCGTGGGGCTCTCGTCGTCGTCTGTCGAATCAATTTGCCACATGGGTAGAGTCGCGTTGTTTTGCTGGCAAGTCGGTTATACGATATGCGTACGGGCCGCGGTCGTTCGACTGCAATAcgggataataatataattttacgcgGCAATTATCCATCGTGTGTGGTGTGTACACACGCACAtactacattaatataatatgttatatacctttattatgcatctgtattattttgttaatcattattgtacatttgtacttaATACTATAACGTCGTATGTGCTCTAGAATCTAGATCGTCGTGTCTGTATGTCTCCTCtgtgtattataacaataataaaatgcatctgagtaattgattataataataataataataatagtaataatataaaaacacgtaaaGAGATAACAGTGAAAAAAACCGGCATGTGcatgtgtttaatataatatcgttttcaCCGTTCTTCGGATTTTTGATAACCGGCTATGAACGATCGTGTcgagtgtgtgtgcgcgcgcacgCGCGTGTGTGTAAATAACCGCGCGATAATAATTTCACGATCCGTCCGTCCGCCACGGCGTGCGCGGTACCTGTGCCGATAGAACGAGGAGAGAAAT includes:
- the LOC132932200 gene encoding protein jagunal; this translates as MSSKGPTIAGSDGSDFSHRQKVADHYKISVQNKSRLKYCILFHYILFFLMGAKLCPDVLDRLDIFVLEIEELEIPKPLLWEYLWCLSLPASFLALRAIKHNCIKNISFYIKWIISFGVLPVVYGFFIYLPEVYTFITKSPSTESIQLWRNFPYGILWYIFIAIAVQIHGFSIYFALNLKNAWTARGTAQKKK